Proteins from one Anastrepha obliqua isolate idAnaObli1 chromosome 2, idAnaObli1_1.0, whole genome shotgun sequence genomic window:
- the LOC129239720 gene encoding uncharacterized protein LOC129239720 isoform X2 → MLRFIATSALLYIIYHVATICAAPHPPTTTAAPLVANQPSYDTKFDNIDLDEVLSQERLLRNYIKCLENTGPCTPDSKMLKGFTNFRDTPRRYINRLRQVLGEAEVWLSEGDALLDRQTSRGLGALGADLRSARQLPLSLLSGEGQRQW, encoded by the exons ATGTTGCGCTTCATCGCCACATCGGCGCTTCTCTACATTATTTACCATGTGGCTACCATTTGCGCTGCACCACATCCACCGACCACAACCGCTGCGCCGCTGGTCGCTAATCAGCCATCCTACGACACCAAATTCGATAACATCGATCTGGATGAGGTATTGAGTCAGGAGCGTCTTTTGCGCAACTACATCAAATGCTTGGAGAATACAGGTCCTTGTACACCGGATTCCAAAATGTTGAAGG GTTTCACCAATTTCAGAGATACTCCCCGACGCTATATCAACCGATTGCGCCAAGTGCTCGGAGAAGCAGAGGTCTGGCTCAGCGAAGGTGACGCACTTCTTGATCGACAAACGTCCAGAGGATTGGGCGCGCTTGGAGCAGATTTACGATCCGCAAGGCAGCTACCGCTTAGCCTACTTAGCGGAGAGGGCCAACGGCAATGGTGA
- the LOC129239720 gene encoding putative odorant-binding protein A10 isoform X1 yields the protein MLRFIATSALLYIIYHVATICAAPHPPTTTAAPLVANQPSYDTKFDNIDLDEVLSQERLLRNYIKCLENTGPCTPDSKMLKEILPDAISTDCAKCSEKQRSGSAKVTHFLIDKRPEDWARLEQIYDPQGSYRLAYLAERANGNGEEKPKEADTKA from the exons ATGTTGCGCTTCATCGCCACATCGGCGCTTCTCTACATTATTTACCATGTGGCTACCATTTGCGCTGCACCACATCCACCGACCACAACCGCTGCGCCGCTGGTCGCTAATCAGCCATCCTACGACACCAAATTCGATAACATCGATCTGGATGAGGTATTGAGTCAGGAGCGTCTTTTGCGCAACTACATCAAATGCTTGGAGAATACAGGTCCTTGTACACCGGATTCCAAAATGTTGAAGG AGATACTCCCCGACGCTATATCAACCGATTGCGCCAAGTGCTCGGAGAAGCAGAGGTCTGGCTCAGCGAAGGTGACGCACTTCTTGATCGACAAACGTCCAGAGGATTGGGCGCGCTTGGAGCAGATTTACGATCCGCAAGGCAGCTACCGCTTAGCCTACTTAGCGGAGAGGGCCAACGGCAATGGTGAGGAGAAACCTAAGGAAGCGGATACTAAGGCATAG